The following proteins come from a genomic window of Lycium ferocissimum isolate CSIRO_LF1 chromosome 4, AGI_CSIRO_Lferr_CH_V1, whole genome shotgun sequence:
- the LOC132052894 gene encoding transcription factor DIVARICATA-like — translation MEILSPAPYLSNPSWFLDEGKNTEWTPAENKAFENALALFDKDTPDRWQRVAAMVPGKTVVDVIRQYKELEEDVSRIEAGLITIPGYSTSPFTLEWGNSHSFDGYKQSYVVGGKRPLSNRPPEQERKKGIPWTEEEHKLFLMGLKKYGKGDWRNISRNFVVTRTPTQVASHAQKYFIRQLSGGKDKRRASIHDITTINLNDNQTPSPDYQKPTSPDQSTVISQQPKSAANAMHKMPFQWSQANMGFNSAQGSLFMSPLYGGNSYGNPKMQSQIMHEPYFGSQSMNFQLQSAHQYHHA, via the exons ATGGAGATACTATCACCAGCTCCTTATCTTTCAAATCCAAGCTGGTTTCTTGATGAGGGAAAGAACACAGAGTGGACCCCAGCTGAAAACAAGGCATTTGAGAATGCTTTAGCTTTGTTTGATAAAGATACACCAGATAGATGGCAAAGAGTTGCAGCAATGGTACCAGGGAAAACAGTTGTTGATGTGATTAGGCAATATAAAGAATTAGAAGAAGATGTGAGCAGAATAGAAGCTGGACTAATTACTATTCCTGGTTATAGTACTTCACCTTTTACATTAGAATGGGGTAATAGCCATAGTTTTGATGGATACAAACAGTCTTATGTTGTTGGTGGCAAAAGGCCTTTGTCTAATAGGCCTccagaacaagaaagaaagaagggtattCCATGGACAGAGGAAGAACACAA GTTGTTTCTAATGGGGCTTAAAAAGTATGGAAAGGGCGATTGGAGGAACATCTCGCGCAACTTTGTTGTTACTAGAACTCCAACTCAAGTGGCTAGCCATGCTCAGAAGTATTTTATCAGACAACTTTCTGGTGGCAAGGATAAAAGACGGGCGAGTATTCATGACATTACAACTATAAATCTCAACGATAATCAAACGCCTTCACCAGATTACCAAAAACCAACTTCACCAGATCAATCCACTGTGATTTCCCAGCAGCCAAAATCGGCTGCCAATGCCATGCACAAAATGCCATTTCAGTGGAGTCAGGCCAATATGGGCTTCAATTCAGCACAAGGAAGTTTGTTCATGTCTCCTCTTTATGGAGGAAACTCCTATGGGAACCCTAAAATGCAAAGCCAAATTATGCATGAACCTTACTTTGGATCTCAAAGTATGAATTTTCAGCTTCAATCGGCACATCAGTATCACCATGCATGA
- the LOC132052892 gene encoding protein NRT1/ PTR FAMILY 8.1-like, whose amino-acid sequence MGEVFVEDDLYTKDGTVDYRNNPAKRNETGTWKACPFILGNECCERLAYYGMSTNLVLYFKKRLNQHSAAASKNVSNWSGTCYITPLIGAFLADAYLGRYWTIACFSIIYVIGMTLLTLSASVPGLKPSCSGEDVCHPKELQTAITFVALYLIALGTGGIKPCVSSYGADQFDDADEVEKKHKSSFFNWFYFSINIGALVASSVLVWIQDNVGWGWGFGIPAVTMAIAVVSFFSGTRLYRNQKPGGSPLTRICQVLVASFRKFKVSVPEDKSLLYETTDAESAIMGSRKLDHTKDLGFFDKAAVQTESDHTKGNIDSWRLCTVTQVEELKSIIRLLPVWATGIMFSAVYSQMSTLFVLQGASMDTHVGNSSFKIPPASLSIFDTLSVIFWVPIYDQFIVPVARKITGHKNGLTQLQRMGTGLFISIFAMLSAGILELYRLKYVKRHNYYELDEVPMSIFWQVPQYFLIGCAEVFTFIGQLEFFYDQAPDAMRSLCSALSLTTVALGNYLSSILVTIVMKITTKNGKPGWIPDNLNYGHIDYFYYLLAVLSVLNLGVYLIIAKWYTYKRPVGTLR is encoded by the exons ATGGGAGAAGTTTTTGTAGAAGATGATTTGTATACTAAAGATGGTACAGTTGATTACCGCAATAATCCTGCTAAGAGGAATGAAACTGGAACTTGGAAAGCCTGCCCTTTTATCTTAG GAAATGAATGTTGTGAAAGATTGGCATATTATGGGATGAGCACAAATCTTGTTCTGTATTTCAAGAAAAGGCTTAACCAACATAGTGCTGCTGCTTCAAAGAATGTCTCAAATTGGTCTGGAACATGCTATATCACACCCCTAATTGGGGCATTTCTTGCAGATGCATATCTAGGAAGATACTGGACAATTGCCTGCTTCTCAATCATCTATGTTATT GGAATGACACTGTTGACATTGTCAGCTTCTGTCCCAGGCCTAAAGCCAAGTTGTTCTGGGGAAGATGTATGTCATCCAAAGGAATTACAAACTGCAATTACCTTTGTTGCACTTTACCTCATAGCATTGGGTACTGGTGGGATTAAGCCGTGTGTTTCATCTTACGGGGCAGATCAGTTTGATGATGCTGATGAGGTTGAGAAGAAACACAAGTCATCTTTCTTTAATTGGTTCTATTTTTCGATTAATATCGGTGCTCTTGTTGCTTCTTCTGTGCTGGTTTGGATACAAGATAATGTGGGCTGGGGATGGGGCTTTGGAATTCCAGCAGTGACCATGGCCATTGCTGTAGTAAGCTTCTTTTCTGGTACCCGATTATATCGGAACCAGAAACCTGGAGGGAGCCCTCTGACACGTATATGTCAAGTGCTAGTTGCATCCTtcagaaaatttaaagttagTGTGCCTGAAGACAAGTCTCTCTTGTATGAGACTACAGATGCAGAGTCCGCAATCATGGGGAGTCGCAAGCTTGATCATACGAAAGACCTTGG TTTCTTTGACAAGGCAGCAGTGCAGACAGAATCTGACCATACGAAAGGCAATATAGACTCGTGGAGACTCTGCACTGTGACACAAGTTGAGGAGCTCAAATCCATTATACGATTGCTACCTGTATGGGCCACGGGGATCATGTTTAGTGCTGTATATAGTCAAATGAGTACCTTGTTTGTGTTGCAAGGAGCGTCCATGGACACTCATGTGGGAAATTCCAGCTTCAAAATTCCACCGGCATCACTTAGCATTTTCGACACTCTCAGTGTCATATTTTGGGTTCCCATTTATGACCAATTTATTGTCCCAGTTGCTAGGAAGATTACCGGTCACAAGAATGGGTTGACACAATTACAGAGAATGGGTACAGGCCTCTTCATATCTATCTTTGCTATGCTATCAGCCGGGATTCTGGAGCTCTATCGGCTGAAATATGTGAAAAGACATAACTACTATGAACTGGACGAGGTACCCATGTCGATATTTTGGCAGGTCCCACAATATTTCCTTATAGGTTGTGCAGAAGTTTTTACATTCATCGGTCAGTTGGAGTTTTTTTACGATCAAGCACCCGATGCCATGAGAAGTTTGTGTTCGGCTTTATCACTGACCACCGTTGCACTTGGGAATTACTTGAGTTCTATTCTTGTGACTATTGTCATGAAAATTACAACCAAAAATGGGAAACCTGGATGGATACCAGATAACCTGAACTACGGACACATCGATTACTTCTACTATCTTTTGGCTGTACTAAGTGTACTGAATTTGGGAGTTTATCTCATAATAGCGAAGTGGTATACTTACAAAAGGCCAGTGGGTACTCTGCGTTGA
- the LOC132052893 gene encoding laccase-4-like: MGCLRIVVVLALLWPVLVECRGNTRHYKFNVVMRNITRLCSTKSTVTVNGKIPGPTIYAREDDTLLIKVVNQVHYNLTIHWHGVKQIGTCWADGPAYIAQCPIQPGKSYVYNFTVTEQRGTLFWHAHILWLRATIHGAVVILPKLDLPYPFPKPQKEVVIILGEWWKSDVEAVIDEATQSGLSPNISDAYTINGLPGPVSTCLLQEGFNFLVEPGKKYLLRIINAALNEELFFKIAGHNFTVVEVDASYVKPFETETILTAPGQTTNVILSANLESGKYLMVTSPYMNSPILVDNKTATATLQYVGTNISSTTFTVPQPKNATSVAIKYMDSLRSLNSKKYPAKVPMKIDHSLFFTISLGLNPCESCYKGFRLVAAINNVTFVMPSVSLLNAHFFNKTGVFTDDFPRNPAYAFDYTGIPPKNLRTMEGTRLYRLDYNSNVQLIMQDTGLLSPENHPMHLHGFNFFVVGRGRGNFNPKEGPKKFNLVDPVERNTINAPSGGWVAIRFKANNPGVWFLHCHLEVHTTWGLKMAFVVDNGNDPNESLLPPPKDLPKC, translated from the exons ATGGGATGTCTGAGAATTGTGGTGGTTTTGGCCCTCCTGTGGCCAGTGTTGGTCGAATGCAGAGGCAATACCCGTCATTATAAGTTCAAT GTGGTGATGAGAaatataacaagattatgctcaactAAGTCTACTGTAACAGTAAATGGAAAAATTCCTGGTCCAACTATTTATGCTAGGGAAGACGATACCCTACTTATAAAGGTCGTCAACCAAGTTCACTATAATCTCACCATCCACTG GCATGGTGTGAAACAAATTGGAACGTGTTGGGCCGATGGGCCGGCCTATATAGCGCAATGTCCAATACAGCCAGGAAAAAGCTATGTATACAATTTTACAGTGACAGAACAGAGAGGAACACTATTTTGGCATGCACACATACTCTGGCTCAGGGCCACTATCCATGGTGCTGTCGTTATCCTCCCAAAGCTTGACTTGCCCTACCCCTTTCCAAAGCCCCAAAAAGAAGTTGTCATCATTTTAG GTGAATGGTGGAAATCAGATGTTGAAGCCGTAATTGATGAAGCAACACAATCAGGCCTGTCACCTAATATTTCTGATGCTTACACTATCAATGGCCTTCCTGGTCCTGTTTCTACCTGCTTATTACAAG AAGGATTCAATTTCCTAGTGGAGCCAGGCAAGAAGTACCTACTGAGAATCATCAATGCTGCACTGAATGAAGAACTTTTCTTTAAGATTGCTGGCCACAACTTCACTGTGGTAGAAGTAGATGCTTCCTATGTTAAACCCTTTGAAACTGAGACAATATTAACAGCTCCAGGCCAAACTACAAATGTCATTTTATCAGCTAATCTTGAAAGTGGAAAATACTTGATGGTAACATCACCATACATGAATTCTCCTATCTTAGTCGATAACAAGACTGCTACTGCAACTTTACAATATGTTGGCACAAACATTTCTTCCACCACATTCACCGTGCCACAGCCTAAAAACGCCACATCTGTCGCGATAAAATATATGGACTCTCTCAGAAGCTTGAATTCGAAAAAGTATCCAGCAAAAGTCCCAATGAAAATTGATCATTCCCTTTTTTTCACCATTAGTCTTGGACTCAACCCTTGTGAATCATGTTACAAAGGATTTCGACTCGTGGCAGCTATAAATAATGTCACATTTGTTATGCCAAGTGTGTCACTACTTAATGCACATTTCTTTAACAAAACTGGAGTGTTTACTGATgattttcctagaaatccaGCATATGCTTTTGACTATACAGGGATTCCACCAAAAAATTTGAGGACAATGGAAGGGACTAGGCTTTATAGACTTGATTATAATTCTAATGTTCAATTAATAATGCAAGATACAGGATTGTTGAGTCCTGAAAATCATCCTATGCATTTACatggcttcaatttttttgtggTTGGAAGAGGCAGAGGTAATTTTAATCCCAAAGAAGGACCTAAAAAGTTCAACCTTGTTGATCCTGTTGAGAGGAACACCATAAATGCCCCTTCTGGTGGTTGGGTTGCTATAAGGTTCAAAGCAAATAATCCTG GGGTTTGGTTTTTACATTGCCATTTGGAGGTGCACACAACGTGGGGACTTAAGATGGCTTTTGTGGTAGATAATGGAAATGATCCTAATGAATCTCTTTTACCTCCTCCCAAAGATCTACCAAAATGTTAA